From Gammaproteobacteria bacterium, the proteins below share one genomic window:
- a CDS encoding replication-associated recombination protein A, with amino-acid sequence MTLMKSPYFSQKPLAARIRPQSLSDIVGQAHLLGEGKPIRLAIEKGLLHSMIFWGPPGTGKTTLANLLAKKSGAHFETLSAVLAGVKEIRAVVDAAKLRKEVSGQKTVLFVDEIHRFNKSQQDAFLPHVEEGIVTLIGATTENPSFELNNALLSRVRVYVLKSLSEEELHQLLKKVLADSETGFGNFVVNFPENLKNSLVLASDGDARLLLNMLEILLDECMDENQFTITEEKFNNLIQHKFRRFDKHGEYFHDQISALHKSVRGSDPDAALYWFASMLEAGCDPLYIARRVVRMASEDIGNADPRALTLALNAWDVQERLGSPEGELTIAQAVIYMACAAKSNAVYMAFNQVMDDIKKNPTPEVPLHLRNAPTRLMKQLDYGKTYRYAHDEPHAYAANEKYFPENVTPKKYYFPVDRGLEIKISEKLKFLKSLDKK; translated from the coding sequence ATGACACTGATGAAATCTCCCTATTTTTCTCAAAAACCTCTTGCGGCAAGAATTCGGCCGCAATCGTTATCGGATATTGTCGGTCAAGCGCATTTGCTTGGCGAGGGCAAACCTATCCGCCTTGCAATTGAAAAGGGGCTCTTGCATTCGATGATTTTTTGGGGCCCTCCAGGCACTGGAAAAACTACTTTAGCCAACTTATTAGCAAAAAAAAGCGGCGCACATTTTGAAACTCTATCAGCCGTACTGGCTGGAGTAAAAGAAATTCGTGCCGTGGTAGATGCAGCAAAACTACGCAAAGAGGTTTCTGGACAAAAAACAGTTTTGTTTGTTGATGAAATTCATCGATTTAATAAATCACAACAAGATGCGTTTTTGCCACATGTTGAAGAAGGCATTGTGACATTGATTGGGGCAACGACAGAAAATCCATCCTTTGAATTGAATAATGCATTATTGTCACGCGTGCGCGTTTATGTATTAAAAAGTCTGTCCGAAGAAGAGCTACATCAATTGCTAAAAAAAGTACTGGCTGATTCTGAAACTGGATTCGGAAATTTTGTCGTCAATTTCCCAGAAAATCTAAAAAACAGTTTGGTACTCGCAAGCGATGGTGACGCTCGCTTATTGCTGAATATGTTAGAAATTTTATTGGATGAATGCATGGATGAAAATCAATTCACTATCACCGAAGAAAAATTTAACAATCTTATTCAACATAAATTTCGTCGATTTGATAAACATGGTGAATATTTTCATGATCAAATATCTGCTTTGCACAAATCCGTCAGAGGATCCGATCCCGATGCAGCACTGTATTGGTTTGCAAGCATGTTGGAAGCTGGTTGCGACCCCCTTTATATTGCAAGACGCGTTGTGCGCATGGCAAGTGAAGATATTGGCAATGCAGATCCTCGAGCATTAACTTTGGCATTAAACGCGTGGGATGTGCAAGAGCGACTCGGCAGCCCAGAAGGAGAATTAACTATCGCTCAAGCAGTCATTTACATGGCTTGCGCGGCAAAAAGCAATGCAGTTTATATGGCATTTAATCAAGTGATGGACGATATTAAAAAAAATCCGACGCCAGAAGTTCCCTTACATTTACGTAATGCACCAACACGATTAATGAAACAACTCGATTATGGCAAAACCTATCGTTATGCACATGATGAACCTCATGCTTATGCCGCTAATGAAAAATATTTTCCCGAGAATGTAACACCAAAAAAATATTATTTTCCGGTAGATCGAGGATTAGAAATCAAGATTTCTGAAAAATTGAAATTTCTTAAGTCATTGGATAAAAAATAA
- the rpsU gene encoding 30S ribosomal protein S21 gives MPLIRVRENEPFDISLRRFKRACEKAGITQEVRRRNEGYEKPSQARKREKLAARKRHLKRLSRDPQAAFVERKY, from the coding sequence ATGCCGTTGATCCGTGTAAGAGAAAATGAACCGTTTGATATCAGTTTGCGTCGTTTTAAACGTGCTTGTGAAAAAGCGGGAATCACCCAAGAAGTTAGACGTCGTAACGAAGGTTATGAAAAGCCCAGTCAAGCGCGTAAACGCGAGAAATTAGCGGCAAGAAAGCGTCATTTGAAGCGTTTATCCAGAGATCCACAAGCGGCTTTTGTAGAACGCAAATATTAA
- a CDS encoding GatB/YqeY domain-containing protein, translated as MSETLKLKITEAVKDAMRAQAKERLSTLRMTTAAIKQKEVDERIELNDAQIVDILVKMIKQRKEAAGQFLTAGRTDLSEKEFAEIKVLEEFLPAQVSDEEVDATIQEMITSLQASSAKDMGKVMTELKLKLGGRADMAVVGQKVKKLLTP; from the coding sequence ATGTCAGAGACCTTAAAACTCAAGATTACTGAAGCAGTTAAAGATGCGATGCGCGCACAAGCCAAGGAGCGCTTAAGCACCCTTCGGATGACAACCGCTGCTATTAAGCAAAAGGAAGTGGATGAGCGTATTGAGCTTAATGACGCTCAGATTGTTGACATTTTAGTCAAAATGATCAAACAACGCAAAGAAGCAGCCGGTCAATTTTTAACAGCCGGCCGAACCGATTTGTCAGAAAAAGAGTTTGCAGAAATTAAAGTGCTGGAAGAGTTTTTGCCTGCTCAAGTTTCTGATGAAGAAGTTGATGCAACGATCCAAGAGATGATTACCTCTTTGCAGGCAAGTTCGGCAAAAGATATGGGCAAGGTCATGACGGAGCTCAAACTCAAATTAGGCGGACGCGCGGATATGGCGGTTGTTGGGCAGAAAGTGAAGAAGCTTTTGACGCCTTAG
- the xth gene encoding exodeoxyribonuclease III has product MLKIATWNVNSLKVRLEHVLEWIKSAQPDVLALQEIKMQSDAFPHDIFRELGYHAIVSGQKTYNGVALLSKQPMLVETAVSDFPGYCDEQRRILGVEIDGVFILNLYVPNGAAVGTDKYLYKLIWLDHLRNFLTSLLNKRQKVIVLGDFNIAPTDDDVHEPMLWQGEVLVSEKERAAWKSLIDLGFVDCYRKSPVGETQYSWWDYRQAAFRRNMGLRIDHVLASPALVDHLQGCEIDKVPRTWERPSDHTPVIASFLL; this is encoded by the coding sequence ATGCTTAAAATCGCTACTTGGAATGTAAATTCACTTAAAGTTCGTCTTGAGCACGTGCTGGAATGGATAAAGAGCGCGCAGCCGGATGTATTGGCATTGCAAGAAATAAAAATGCAGAGCGATGCTTTTCCACATGATATTTTTCGCGAGTTGGGGTATCACGCCATTGTATCAGGGCAAAAAACCTACAATGGTGTTGCATTGCTGAGCAAACAACCGATGCTGGTAGAAACTGCTGTGTCAGATTTTCCTGGTTATTGCGATGAACAGCGTCGTATATTGGGCGTGGAAATTGACGGTGTGTTTATTTTAAATTTATATGTACCTAATGGAGCGGCTGTTGGTACAGATAAATACTTGTATAAACTAATTTGGTTAGATCATTTAAGAAATTTTTTGACTTCATTATTGAATAAACGTCAAAAAGTGATTGTGTTGGGCGATTTTAATATTGCCCCTACGGATGACGATGTACATGAGCCTATGCTGTGGCAAGGCGAAGTGTTGGTCAGTGAAAAAGAGCGTGCCGCGTGGAAAAGTTTAATCGATCTTGGATTTGTAGATTGCTATCGAAAATCGCCGGTGGGTGAAACGCAATACAGTTGGTGGGATTATCGCCAGGCGGCTTTTCGTCGCAACATGGGGCTGCGTATTGATCATGTGTTGGCTAGCCCAGCTTTAGTCGATCATCTACAAGGTTGCGAAATCGACAAAGTCCCGCGTACTTGGGAGCGTCCGTCTGATCACACCCCCGTTATAGCAAGTTTTCTTTTATAA